A region of the Terriglobia bacterium genome:
CTGAACAGCGCGTTGCGTGTCCAGAAGGTTGTGGATGCAGCGGGGACGGGCGTTCAGTTCCAGCAGGAGGGCTTGGGCCTTAAAGTCACGCTTCCCGCCCCTGTCACCGCTGGGCAGCCGTCCTCTATCACAGTGAGTTACAAGGGCGGGCTCGGAACTGCGGAAGGAAGCCCTGTCGAGGGTCTGAAGCTCTCCTACGTGGGACCGGAAGGCTCCTATCTGCTCTATCCAGGGCGATGGTTCCCGGTGGTCAGGCCCGGACTGGATCGATTCACTGCCGCCCTGCACGTCACCGTGCCAACCGGTGAGACCGTCGTTGCCTCGGGAACTCCTTCGCCTGCCGTGAACGAGGCCGGCAACACCACGTACTCCTTCGAGTTTGATCAGGCCTCCTTTCCCGGCACCTTTTACGCGGGCGACTATTCGGTCCAGCACGAAAGCGCCTTTGGGGCCAACATTTACCTCTTCCTGAAGCCCGGCCATGAGAATTTTGCGGCGGATTACGGAGCGACCGCTGCAAAGATCATGAGCTTTTTCTCCGGCAAGTTCGGGTCCTTGCCGAATGGCAATCTGGCAGTGGTTGAGATTGCGGACGACACAGTGGGCGGATATTCCTCGCCCGGCATTGTTGCTCTGGCGTCGCGCGGATTCTCCTCGCCCGTGAACGAACAACTGCTGGCGCATGAAATCTCGCGGCAATGGTGGAGTTGCTACGTCAGCCCGGCGACACCCGATGATTCGTTCCTCGACGATGGCCTTTCGCTTTACTCCTCGGCTATGTACATCGAGCAGTCGCAGGGCGAGACGGCATTCGAAAACCTGATGCACACAACCGCCATCGGCGCCCTTACCCATGAAGAGTCGGCGCCCATCAGCCAGGCAGGGTCACTCCAGCCCTTTACACCCCAGTATCAATCGATCGTCGGCCAAAAGGGCGCCATGGTTTTCCACATGCTTCGCTGGGTGGTGGGCGACGACGCATTTACGAAGGGCCTGCAGCAAGTGGTCCAGCAATATGCGTGGAAATCCATCAGCACTCAGGAATTTCAAAAAGCCATCGAGCAGGCCAGCAATGACAAACTGACCTACTTCTTTGCCCAGTGGGTCAGTTCCACGGGCGTGCCGCAATTCAAGGATTCATGGGCCATCTATCGCGTCGGAGGCCACTATCAGGTGGTCGGCAAGATTCAGCAGGACCTCGACATTTTCCGGATGCCGGTGGAGGTGCGCGTAAGCTCTGAGGGCCGCAGGCCGGTCAGTGACCGCATCCAGATGGTGGGGACCACCTCCGACTTTACCGTCAACACCGTTACCCGGCCAACCCAGGTGGAGATCGATCCGGGCAGCCACATCCTCAAAATGACCGACACGATCCGTACCGAAGTGGAAATTGCCCGCGGAGACCAGCTCGTCGCCGAACAAGCCTACCTGGAAGCCGTAAAACAGTATCAGCAGGTCGTCGAGCAGAACAAGAACAATTCACTGGCCCACTTTCGCCTGGGTCAGATCTATTTCCGGCTTCACAACTACAACGCCGCCGCCGAGGAAATGCGGGGCGCCCTGGATGGGAACCTCCAACCCAAATGGGTCGAGGTTTGGGCCCATCTGACTCTGGGCAAGATTTTCGACGCCACCGGCCAGAGGGACCGTGCCCTGAATGAATATCAGCGCGCCTTGCAGACCAGGGACGATACGCAGGGCGCAATCGAACAGGCCAAGCAGTATATCCAGAAACCTTACTCCGACGAAAACCGCGCCGTCAGCTAAAATCGCCATCAGCTAACTGGCGCCCGCGTTATTCGAGGACCGATGTCTCTGATCGGCGCGAGAAATCTGCTTCGTCT
Encoded here:
- a CDS encoding M1 family aminopeptidase, which gives rise to MAPCAGITCCARAAGLLALLFLGGLSGARAADPAQFVVKKYDIKVQLYPTTHILDASTRIDFVPQNSISQLGFELNSALRVQKVVDAAGTGVQFQQEGLGLKVTLPAPVTAGQPSSITVSYKGGLGTAEGSPVEGLKLSYVGPEGSYLLYPGRWFPVVRPGLDRFTAALHVTVPTGETVVASGTPSPAVNEAGNTTYSFEFDQASFPGTFYAGDYSVQHESAFGANIYLFLKPGHENFAADYGATAAKIMSFFSGKFGSLPNGNLAVVEIADDTVGGYSSPGIVALASRGFSSPVNEQLLAHEISRQWWSCYVSPATPDDSFLDDGLSLYSSAMYIEQSQGETAFENLMHTTAIGALTHEESAPISQAGSLQPFTPQYQSIVGQKGAMVFHMLRWVVGDDAFTKGLQQVVQQYAWKSISTQEFQKAIEQASNDKLTYFFAQWVSSTGVPQFKDSWAIYRVGGHYQVVGKIQQDLDIFRMPVEVRVSSEGRRPVSDRIQMVGTTSDFTVNTVTRPTQVEIDPGSHILKMTDTIRTEVEIARGDQLVAEQAYLEAVKQYQQVVEQNKNNSLAHFRLGQIYFRLHNYNAAAEEMRGALDGNLQPKWVEVWAHLTLGKIFDATGQRDRALNEYQRALQTRDDTQGAIEQAKQYIQKPYSDENRAVS